Genomic segment of Pseudomonas sp. CCI4.2:
TGGCTGCAGGACATCTCGCAGTCGATCGCTCCTGGTCAGCCGTTGAATATTCTGCTGTTTAGTGCAGGGATTATTTTCTTCTGCTTCTTCTATACGGCGTTGATGTTCAATCCGAAAGACGTAGCGGAAAACCTGAAGAAGTCCGGTGCCTTTATTCCGGGTATTCGTCCAGGTGAGCAGTCGGCGCGCTACATTGATGGCGTTTTGACTCGCTTGACCATGTTCGGTGCTCTTTATATGACGGCCGTGTGTCTGCTTCCCCAGTTTCTGGTGGTGGCAGCAAACGTACCGTTCTACCTTGGCGGGACTTCGTTGCTGATCGTCGTAGTGGTTGTGATGGACTTCATGTCCCAAGTACAATCGCACCTCGTTTCGCACCAGTACGAATCCCTGATGAAGAAAGCCAACCTGAAGGGCTACGGTAGCGGCATGCTGCGCTGAAGCACCCATAAGGTTTAGGAGTTGGTCATGAAAGTTCGTGCATCGGTTAAAAAGCTGTGCCGTAACTGCAAGATTATTCGCCGCGAAGGTGTGGTTCGAGTAATTTGCAGCGCGGAACCACGTCATAAGCAGCGCCAAGGCTGAGTGTGATTTGTGCTAAAAGCCCAGCAGCTAGTGCGCTGCTGGGTTGATTATTTGTTATTACAGCGATATTATCTCGCGCCCTATTTCTTGGCTTCCGGGGCGTAGGTAGCTGTCAATTGGAGTCCCACTGAATGGCCCGTATTGCAGGCGTTAACATTCCAGATAACAAGCATACTGTTATCTCGTTGACCTACATCTATGGTGTTGGTCGCACCACTGCACAGAAGATTTGTGCAACCACTGGGGTTAACCCAGCGGTGAAGATCAAAGATCTGAGCGACGAGCAGATTGAACAGCTGCGTGGCGAAGTGGCGAAGTTCACCACTGAA
This window contains:
- the rpmJ gene encoding 50S ribosomal protein L36, whose amino-acid sequence is MKVRASVKKLCRNCKIIRREGVVRVICSAEPRHKQRQG
- the rpsM gene encoding 30S ribosomal protein S13, producing the protein MARIAGVNIPDNKHTVISLTYIYGVGRTTAQKICATTGVNPAVKIKDLSDEQIEQLRGEVAKFTTEGDLRREINMKIKRLMDLGCYRGLRHRRGLPVRGQRTKTNARTRKGPRKPIRK